The stretch of DNA ACAAATGTAAGGTGGTTGAGTGTCATTTTTCACCATAATGGGtgaataaagttttttatttttacgatttacaaaaataataaccaaattaaacatttaaccttttttatttagttgattattaCGTTTTCTTCCTTgttaatatagaaaaaaatattaatttcttTGCTAAGGAGCAATAAAATCATTTACAAGGATTACAACaatttttattagaatataAGCGTTTATGTAagggatattttttaatattttttaaaactctaatttattattaaatttgtgttTTGGGTTGTTTGGAGTATGTAAGCTCAGTTGTATTTCTATGTTTTGACATGTGCTTTTGTGTTTATGTAGTTTGCCAAATTTCTTATTAATCCATCTAATTTATACCCTAACGAAACATGCATGACacatatttcatatttattgtttattctcACCTACCATTTCATACATAATAAACATTGACActacaaaataattattcaccaaCCATATCATACAGATAAAAAATCTTTTgactttatataaattttgttacCGTACGAATATACGTGACAGGAATCCTAAAGCAGCGTTTAAACAACATTATTGAGTTAAACATACAATTCCATTGTTCTCTCTTCGACACCGTATGATAGTTACACTTCAAGCATAAAATAATTGATCCAATGGGTTAACAGGTTACAAATATTTTCATAAACTAGATTGTACGCACGGCTAATCGATTACATGTTTCCACGTTCAGCTTATCAACACTGCCTCCATGATTGGGTCTATGGTTTCTTCAAAGCTGATGGCACCCCATACATGGTACTTTCCGTCTAACTTCGCTGACGAGGTCCTCAGCGGTGCTACTGTGGATCGGCTACAGGTTGGGTATACACTGCCCTGGATGCCAGAAACGAATAATCTCCACTATGTGAGATATGTCTCTTTGTAATAATTAAGTACTGAGGTCTAGTGTTGAAATCTGTAGACTCTTAATATCGTCTGCATTGTAGGTATTTGTTCCTATCTGGGAGCCAGCAGATGTGTGGTATCTGATGATGCTTGATGTCAAGGAATCAAGGTTGTATGCATTTGACGTCAACAAAACCCCTGAAAGCATTATTAGAAGAGAGGCCAACATGACTCGCATTGTGAGTATAGTTGTAACTGAAAactatgttatatatatagacGTAGATTGGATCTGGCTTTAATATATTGTGATTCACATTTATTTGCGTTCTTGTTGAACGGTGCAAACATTGACATGGACAACATGCGTGATGAcccaatttcaaaaaaatcgcGAATGTAGTGTCGCATGTTGGGGAAGTTGTTCATGTTGAATCGGAACCTGGTTAACTTTAGGCATGGGAACCCAAATCCTGCAACTTGGGGCAAGTTCCACTACCCAGCAAGTCTTCCGACTGATGTTGACGGGTATGTAGCTTATCCCATTACACACCAACTCACCCGGATAGTACTGATGTCGGATGCGTAAACTTTGCTTCcacatttttgttttgttgctaaatttgattttaaccCGAGTTGTTGCGAATGGATTATTCCGTTGTCTCCGATTGGTTTCCTGGTTGCAGGGTGGACACTGCAGTTTAGTGTCTTTATTGGATCCTGCACGAAGGTGGATTCAGTCCGAGGATATTCAATCCATTGGTATGATGGTCATACTTTGCAGAATGtttcctttctgtttttgtACCAGGAAGGAGTTATTGTTGTTAGGAACGTAACAAAGTTTATGTTTCGACTCCATGCAGGTCGATACCGATACTGTTAGGATGAAAGCAGCGATCAAGATAATTCAGTCCATTGGGAACGAAGAAGGAGGATCTATAGATGTTCACTCGCAAATGAACTAGATGGACGTCATTTCCTTCAACTAATCAGAGCAGATATATGTTTTTTGTCAATTATGCTTTTCTCGGAAGAAGTCATGTTAAGTATTTGTGGCACTAAGTCTATGTGGGTCGTTTGAGCAGAAGATGATGACACTAACTTGTTGCTCCTTTTGGCAGTGGATTCAAGGGCCTTTTGCACCACCTTGTTATGTGTGTTGGGTAAGGTTTAGCACATGCTAGAACCTATATCCTGTGTTTATGTCAATAGTGTAGTGGAAATCAACTGATGTCTGTCTTATAATCTTTGTTAAGTTTTACGTAGGGGATCAACTGCTCGTGTAGCAACTAAAACAAGTCCAGTCATGCCTTGGGTGATTGGCCTTATTTTAGTTGTGTGACCGTGAATCCATGTGTAGGGTGTAGTTATGCGAAAAACTTATGAAGTGTTGCCTCCTTATATTGTCTTCTTATTCGCACAGGTAATTTAAATAGTTACTGACAATATGAAGATTTCCAACTGAGTTGGCGATATCATCCTTTCAAAATCGCGTGGTGACctcataaattaattttctaactTCACGGTTTTAGGTGAAATTCTTACACTCGATTTCAGCTACGAAGGAGAAGTGAACCTCTCAACTTTCCTGCCGATTATATTTGTGCCTTGCCGCTTTTATCGAAAACGGAATGTAGCGGTTTACGTACATGTCTAACTTATTTTACATTTAAACAATATTCATTTATTCCAATTCTAATTAGAACGGTTGGAAAgatgaataatgtaaataactgAACAAGTGATATCCAACATAAAGGAGTTTTAGGAGAATGAGAATTGAGTTAATAGCGAAGGTTGAGGTACTTGGATGGCCAATGATACAAATCCACGCAACACATAATTGTATAATGAAAAGATAAATGGTAGTAATCTATGAACTTTAAGTCTTTTATCGTCCTTCTAAATCTAGCTATTTCTAACTTTTTATAATTAGTAGGTTTTCTTTATGAAGTACATATTTGAACGTGTTAAAATGACTAAGATGTATCTGTATAAAAAACGTCTTTCTTTTCGTTTATAACATCCAAACTGGTTtctaaaaattgtttttaaattgtattttgtTAGTCATCCAAAGTGGCAAAACTGAAATGAAATTAAGTACTATTTTAAATCTTTAATCTAAGTTgcgaatttaagatttaaaattctaaaattcagGTTAGAAATTTTGAAGTGTAAACTTTATACACTTTTTATAAAGAAGATTTTAAAGCTGATGCTTATTAATGGTTTGCAACACTTGTGTAACTCAACCTAAGCTGCATGTGGCATCTTGTATGTACTCCTGCTAAATGTCAATTGTGATAAATTTGGACAAGGTAAATTTCAGGTTATAGTAATTGAGAAGTACAGTGACCCAATTATTCTATACCAGTCTCTTGTTTGTACATGGAAAATGTTTCTGAAATTTAATAATGGGTACTCTCATGTGCTTGTTGTACTCATGCGATGACTTGACTCTAAAATCACCTTTGGGGTTGCTCTCAGATCCAGGTGGATTGCTTTGAGAATCAAAACTTTTGATTGTAACGTAACACAAGTTGATTCTATATTATGAAATTGCACATACTTGCAAATGAAACACCCTGTTCTATGGGTCAAGCTAATGGTAATCACCATGGATACCTCATATCGAATTTAATAACCTCATTCATATTAAGAAGAAAAatcttcaaataaaattaattgacaCTGTAGGTATCATCTCTTTAGAAACATTAAACATATTCAGTTCAGTTTTGACATTACTTTACCTGTTGCCAACACACATGTACCAATTCCTTGACAGCATCTTACTCTTACCATAAATCATTCTTTTACGTCCAAATTTAGCCAACTCTCCTTCGACGGTTGTTGCTTCCATTGCCAGCATATGACACCTGCAACATTTAAAAATCATGGCTTAACATCGACCGTCCCCTCTAAACAAATTGACatgcttaaaaaaatattttgcttATGCCATCTCACCGTTGGGTCTCTATTAGGCATATGCTGACTTGGCACGGTGTTCTGCTCTGTATATGAAGTTGTTACTCGTGGCCCATTGGGACAATGAGTACGTCTATGTCGCAAACAACGGCATGTGCTACACTTCCTCCGCTTGACAGCCCTTGATCCAAACGGTTCATTAGCTCGCCCGGTCCCCTTTGTGCGAACACCAATTGGATCTCTAACCCCCTGCGCCGCATGACCACTCCCTGCACCATCACCAGCATCTCCATTCATCATTTCTAGCCTCAGTGTGTCCTCCACCACTTTCTCTGTGTACACCTTGAAGTTCTCTTTACTCTGACAAGCAACCCGAGCGAACCTTTTGCAATGTTGCAAGAAAGCACCAACACGGTTACGATAAAGCGCTTCCATGTCGTTGACTTGATTAACCCCAGACATCTCAACCTTGGCTGCCTTCGACCATCGTTGCAGCACCAGGCTCTTCGGGAGGGACCCAATGTCTAATCGGACAAGCATTGCAAGTATTTGGACGCAAGGAATTCCGAAAGATTCCATCCTTAAGCAAGTGCATACAAAAGTGTCAGACATTCCATGGTGAGTCACGTTCCACCTCTTCTCTGGCCTCCTATATTTCTGAGTCACGTATGTGCATGTGCCTTCCGATTCTATGCACCCTAACACTGTAACACGCACACACCTCTTCAATGACTCCCGGTATCTTGCAAAAATCTCACGTGTGAAATTCATTGCACCTGACTTTTCCAACTCGGGAAACTCTGTTTGGATTACAGGAGTCCCATATGATGATCGAAACTCGAGCTCATCTTCGTTGTCTCTGAGGAATTCCACACACCGTTGGAAATTGGTTATGAATTCAAGAATCCCGTACCTGCTCTCCACAAACCGCCCAAGCTTCGCATGCAATGATTCGCATCGGGAAGTCGTCCTAATGCCAGCAAAGAACCTTCCACGTATGTAAGTTGTTGCCCAAAGCAATTTCTTCGAGTataaatccttcacccactCATGATCCTTCACGCCACACTCACTCACCATCGCTTCCCACTGCAACTCAAACTCCTCCACCTCTATGTCTGCTAGCATGCAGTGCCTAAACAAGGATGTGAACCTCGGCATACATACATTGGAAGTAGCATTTTTCAGTAGGTGCCATGCGCAAAGCCTGTGATGAGCATCGGGAAAGACCTCCTGGATAGCTACTCGCATTGATCTATCCCCGTCAGTTATTATGGCCTTCGGAGCTCTGCCATCCATACATTCAAGAAACTTTCTTAGAACCCATACATACGAAGATTGTGTTTCACTTGATACCATTGCGGTTGCAAAAACACAAGTCTGGTTGTGATTGTTAACCCCAGAGAAAACAACAACTGAAAGATTGTATTCGTTTCGTCCATAGGTAGCATCAAAGGCAAGAACATCACCGAATAATCTGAAATCCTCCTGACTACGACCGTCACTCCAGAATAAGTCACACGTGTTGACCAACCCCTACCTCATACCTCTAATACATCTTCTCATCTCTCCTAGAAGCCACCTCCAAGAACCTTAGTGCTGCATTCACATCACCATTCTGCAAGGATCGTTGTCGCCTAACCTCGTTGTACATGTCTCGCTTGGTGAATGATACGCGGTTGAAACCCCCAGCTTGTGCTGCTATTGACTTGTATATTTTCGGGATTGAAATTCCCACTTGTCGCAGGCTATCCATGTGCGCTATGTCAACATCCGAAATCTTCCTGTGCGCAGGCAAGTACTCCACAAACTTTTGAGGCAAAAGATCATGGTTATGCTCATCTACAAAACGTGCCACAAACCACTTTCCCGTGCCAATCCTTGGCTTTATCCGCATCTCGGCAGGACACCCACAACGGGTGACAACCTTGTGCTCTCTTTTGCGATCCTGCTTTTCTAACCATTTCTTGTCCCGAAAACCTTCTCTATTGCACAAATACGTTATCTGCACAAATTCTCCTCTCTTGTTTTTTATCTTCTTACCTTGTCGAACAGCAAAACCCTTCACCCGGCTGTACTCTTCATATATACGAGCAGCTTCCTTAGGATTGTTAAACTCCATTCGCAAAAAATCATCAGCTGTTATTGTCACAACTTCAGCCGCCTCCATTCCATTCTCAATACTTTGCTGTCCTCCCCCTACTTCAACCTCATCATCTTCCATTCCCATGTCTTGTACTATTTCCTGAAAATACAATTAACTCATGTGTTGAGTCCACATTGCCAAACTTAATGAATAAACCTATTTGCCTATTCACATTGGGTTGCAGTATTGTAAAATACATCTTTTAACCAAACCTTGCTACCACATACCTCTTCGAAGGCAACGTCCCTCAGCCTTTCACTCACTCTCTCCAATACCGCCTCATCTGCAAATGCGCCTTCGATCCAGGACCCAAGCACCTCTTTCATTACGAATCACTTTCTCTGACATGCACACCACCTAATCTCAATGGATCAAACCAAGCAGgtcttgaaatttttattttcagacATATCtcatcaatttcaatttcaacaagtaattatttcatgcaACCTGACTGAAACAAGAACAATTCACAACCATACACCTCAAACACTATCATTAAACCAGTAATTTCAATTTCACGCTCGTTCACATTAACTCAACATAGTCTTAACATGCAACAAATAACAATATTGCTGTCTCACTTGTAATCTCCCACTCAAACCCTTTCCAAATTTCAATTCCTAATGACCACGTTGCGAGCACACTCCCAACATTACTGTAGTTCGCTCATTCATACTTTCGACTGCATTAGCACCATTATCCACCTCTCCTACAATCCAATACTCAATAAACCACCATCACTGCCTCATAATACACCATTCCCAATTGCAAGCAAACTATTAAACATGTATATGCTTAATCATAAACATCATCTATATGTAATGTGTCTTTATTACTAACCTTAGTTATAGTATTTGTCCGTCTAACTTTGTCCACTGTGGTCTCTATGCATCCAAGTGAAATTCCCTTCTTCAAATAATGGTCCACCGTATCCAATAGAGACCCTAAAGCTGCCCGCCGCACCCTCCGTTGGCATTGCTACCGACCCTCAAGCCTTCACCGTCTTCTATTTCTGACACCACCGAAAGCCCCAATTTTGTTAACTAGGGCATTCGATCCCAACACCAACTTGCTTATTACTCTCTCTTCATTCCAATCCAGCTGAGTCTGTTACCAACTTGGCTATTGCTCTCTCCTCATTCCAATCTAGTTGACCCTGCACGTAATTtcctaaataaaaaatgaagacGTTATCGTAATTTCAGTTTTTTTATAACGACAAAAAAAACCCTTTTACCTGTTAACGCTAGGAACATCGCTATTCCAAAAAGGACAATGACACACCTGATAACTTTCCTTTACTAATTTACTTATTTTAGAGAATTTGGTCATAATTATATTtgcatttaaattattaaaaattatattgcaTATAATTAATAGTTGTACACCTGTATTCACATTATCATGAAAGACATTTATTTTAGCTGCAACgatctctcttaggatttattTAACAAATGTACAATCCAGTAATTTCgtcttaaaaatcttaaaacatgactattatacataaataattgcTATAGCGCCTAAAAATATttgtctaaacttatcaaaaaaattaaaatttaatatttaattttaaaagaaaagttttaGGTGCAAACACCACTGTATTCTTTCCGCCTTATTCTTCAAAAATGCTGACCTTGATTTTGGGGGGCCTTAAATGGTCGATATAGCTTCTCATGCTAAAACTtactttataaattataaatttataatcttcgattccatttatttatttttctaactaAATTGGGCACCCAAGAGTTCCTTTATGGGTACAGCTTTCAAGGGATGAATGATTTCGATCGTGATATTTTGTGTGTATACATTATACAATGTGACTCAAAAGTCTCAACTTCTCAAAGTGGGGCATTAGTGCACTACCACTAATTGCACCGCATGACAAGACTTGCAGCTGCAAcgatcaatatatataattggaaaattttcaaatatttttaaaatatcggtagtaattttaattattaattaattNNNNNNNNNNNNNNNNNNNNNNNNNNNNNNNNNNNNNNNNNNNNNNNNNNNNNNNNNNNNNNNNNNNNNNNNNNNNNNNNNNNNNNNNNNNNNNNNNNNNNNNNNNNNNNNNNNNNNNNNNNNNNNNNNNNNNNNNNNNNNNNNNNNNNNNNNNNNNNNNNNNNNNNNNNNNNNNNNNNTTAGATATATTGTAaagttttttatattaaaaatgctgtactaaaattaaattattttttaataaatataaaaagtaaaaagatattttttttcaaatattaccGAACAtgctaaaatatttttctaaatagttagaaaatattatttatgttttcaactcacttagctttttcttttatgttcaaaattaaatcattcttttattattaaataaattgtgAGACTCAATCAATTTAAATGTTGTATTTCATTTCATGATAGAACTATATATACAGTGGATTAacttgattaaaaaatataaccaaTTTGGGTTGATCGAGTGGTCAACTCACTCATCCCGTTTTTGTGTATGCAGCAATCCATTAGTCAACGACAGACTCTTAAATGAAATTCAGATTTGCGACACCCTAACATCTCTCAATCACATTATTATCCATTAAAATACGATTTTTCACAGAAAATACGGaagttcaattaaaaataaaatataaacaaaaatttaaaattttttattttaaaaataattattaattcgccatattaaaatcaataaataagtatacatatgaatattaaataaaaaatatgaaaaatattaaaataattaaaatcgtGACCTATTAGTGCACATATGAGATAATTTGAAGAATACAATAAGATgcatagtttaaaatttagtaatattaattataaaaatttattaattatagataTCATATGTATAACATTatgaatattatttataaaattatggatgttatgtgtatgaatttatggatgttatgattaaatttatcaattgaataaattaatttaagaatttgatattttttaattcaattatgataaaaattaaaaatatttgtgttaatttgataattacttatgcaataactaaaaaataatgtgTATGAAtataatatctaataaatatgaatttaatttttagatgttagttatatataattataaatgttatatatatgaacttatgaatgttatgtgtataaatttagttagtataatataactataaatacacataaaaacacacaaaaaatatttgtaaaattatatattttaatatttaattatttaataattttttaaattaaaaaaaattgacgaGTATAGCCCGTAAACCTGCTAATTTGCTGTTAAGTGGAGCGGGATAAAAATATAGAATCGTTTCAAGACGGAGATGTCTACTTAGTATCCTTGTGCACGATTCCACACTTTtgtaaaattaaaaggaaaaattttaatttatacaagttcttttattgtatataaatttaataaaatttttctttaaaaaaagtttatgatactaattaatttttcatataatatCATTGCAAGAAATATCGATTTTAGCCATTGTTAATCGTGGCTAAAGTACGCAAATATTgtagctaataaaaatatttctttcactTAAAATTAAGACtttaagaaaagagaaaatgagtgaGCAATAAATGGGTAagtttataatttatctaatagtatataaaatttaattagtgTTTGAAAAGAAACCAACTTTCTTAGTGAAACTGTTCGGTAGCTCGAATAGATAGTGGTTTGAGTGGAGTCAGTTTAAAGTATGAGAAAAGATTTGGACTTGAACACAAATTCTACGAGAAAAAAAGTTGTTTGAGTTGTCAATGAATTAGCGGATGAAGTTATTTGTAAAGATATTCTGATATTAAAATCAGTGTTCATATAATACGGTGACTAATTAGGATAAAAGATGACGTATCTTTGAAGAATGGTAGATTCCTCTTCATTTATACTCTATATTCGAATAgatcttttttcttaaattcattCGTCTAAAAATTTTTGCTAACTGTCCAAATTCTCAATAAATTATGAGGTGATATGCGGGTCACTTCTAGACGCGGGTCAAATGCCGGTAATTCGGAGATCTGTAAATAAACTCATGACTCTTATTGGTCGAGTCGGAGCAAAAACATATCATTAAAGTTTACTAATT from Arachis duranensis cultivar V14167 chromosome 4, aradu.V14167.gnm2.J7QH, whole genome shotgun sequence encodes:
- the LOC107486709 gene encoding protein FAR1-RELATED SEQUENCE 7-like; this encodes MKEVLGSWIEGAFADEAVLERVSERLRDVAFEEEIVQDMGMEDDEVEVGGGQQSIENGMEAAEVVTITADDFLRMEFNNPKEAARIYEEYSRVKGFAVRQGKKIKNKRGEFVQITYLCNREGFRDKKWLEKQDRKREHKVVTRCGCPAEMRIKPRIGTGKWFVARFVDEHNHDLLPQKFVEYLPAHRKISDVDIAHMDSLRQVGISIPKIYKSIAAQAGGFNRVSFTKRDMYNEVRRQRSLQNGDVNAALSQEDFRLFGDVLAFDATYGRNEYNLSVVVFSGVNNHNQTCVFATAMVSSETQSSYVWVLRKFLECMDGRAPKAIITDGDRSMRVAIQEVFPDAHHRLCAWHLLKNATSNVCMPRFTSLFRHCMLADIEVEEFELQWEAMVSECGVKDHEWVKDLYSKKLLWATTYIRGRFFAGIRTTSRCESLHAKLGRFVESRYGILEFITNFQRCVEFLRDNEDELEFRSSYGTPVIQTEFPELEKSGAMNFTREIFARYRESLKRCVRVTVLGCIESEGTCTYVTQKYRRPEKRWNVTHHGMSDTFVCTCLRMESFGIPCVQILAMLVRLDIGSLPKSLVLQRWSKAAKVEMSGVNQVNDMEALYRNRVGAFLQHCKRFARVACQSKENFKVYTEKVVEDTLRLEMMNGDAGDGAGSGHAAQGVRDPIGVRTKGTGRANEPFGSRAVKRRKCSTCRCLRHRRTHCPNGPRVTTSYTEQNTVPSQHMPNRDPTVSYAGNGSNNRRRRVG